From the Lathyrus oleraceus cultivar Zhongwan6 chromosome 4, CAAS_Psat_ZW6_1.0, whole genome shotgun sequence genome, one window contains:
- the LOC127137484 gene encoding U11/U12 small nuclear ribonucleoprotein 31 kDa protein: protein MSSKKKHKRKHSDSDEDDDVFYYRYCASSSTPNTTTGTTSSNQPQSKPNNKGSSIGGTGEPLAPSKSTLYVSNLDYSLTNSDLHTLFSTFGRIARVTVLKDRHTRLSRGVAFVQFVSRNDAQRAVAEMNKKILNGRTLTASIAADNGRASEFIRKRVYNTETALCYECGGHGHLSYECPKNQLGSRSRPQPKKPRRGFSGLRDRDGEEEGDEEEEEGGQIAAEQFDDNWASVVDDEAGERLLGRNRNDDEGLDNNKTKKKGKKAGYFSDESDHDDDD from the coding sequence ATGTCAAGCAAGAAGAAACACAAACGAAAACACAGCGACAGCGATGAAGACGACGACGTTTTCTACTACCGCTACTGCGCTTCGTCCTCAACCCCCAACACCACCACCGGCACCACATCCAGTAATCAACCCCAATCAAAACCGAACAACAAAGGATCATCAATAGGAGGAACAGGTGAACCCTTAGCACCATCAAAATCGACGCTATACGTTTCTAATCTAGATTACTCCCTAACAAACTCCGATCTCCATACGCTCTTCTCTACTTTCGGCCGCATCGCGCGTGTAACCGTTCTCAAAGACCGTCACACGCGCCTAAGCCGCGGTGTCGCGTTTGTCCAATTCGTTTCTCGTAATGACGCCCAACGCGCCGTGGCGGAGATGAATAAGAAGATTCTCAATGGAAGGACACTAACTGCTTCTATTGCTGCTGATAATGGACGTGCTTCGGAGTTTATTCGGAAGCGCGTGTACAATACTGAGACTGCTTTGTGTTATGAGTGTGGGGGGCATGGTCATTTGTCGTATGAGTGTCCGAAGAATCAGTTGGGGTCGAGGTCGCGGCCTCAGCCTAAGAAGCCGCGACGGGGATTTAGTGGGCTGAGGGATAGGGATGGGGAGGAGGAAGGTgatgaggaggaggaggagggtGGTCAGATTGCTGCGGAGCAGTTTGACGATAATTGGGCTTCTGTTGTGGATGATGAAGCGGGTGAAAGGTTGCTGGGGAGAAACAGAAATGATGATGAGGGTTTGGACAACAACAAGACgaagaagaaagggaagaaaGCTGGGTATTTCAGTGATGAGAgtgatcatgatgatgatgattga